A segment of the Cololabis saira isolate AMF1-May2022 chromosome 3, fColSai1.1, whole genome shotgun sequence genome:
gtaacacaagagtacagtcacagtgtggtcacacagagtaatgcacttgttttcaaatgtactacatagatgaaggggaagatcgaaggttcaggacaaaccctaaacctcacaaatacaaccaaacaatcaacactgggaagcacttttgacttgttaaaaatccatctttttgtccctttttgtaattccagacctCTCAcaggaaaatgtttgtaaggtggaggaggacggggttttcagtgaccagcacctggataacctggagaggagctgcagcccggaccaggaggaaccagggcatccacagactacagaactggaggaagactccagcggtcaggagatgaagcacgaggacgtagaggtggatgtctcattggtcaatctcGCTGATGTGAGAATTGAAAATGGTGagccaggaccaaactgtggccagctgctgttgcacacttctcctgaagctcaatacacagatgaggaagggactgaaagtttatgctcagactccagtaaaattgcagatccggagccaatgagacgacacggtgaccacgaagatgctgctgtcccgttagacagcaactgtaaatcaaagctgaccaggacccataTGGGGAAGAAGgtgttttcttgcagcacttgcaggaaagagttcagtaaaagtagtattttaatggatcacatgaagatccacactggcgaaaggccgtacttgtgcaacacctgcggaaaatcgtttagAAAATTATCAACAATCGAAAAGCATAAAATGATCCACATGTGCGAGAAGCTCTatgtctgcaaaacatgtggaaaaagttacaggcaaaATTCCagcctggtgattcactcgaggacccacaccggcgaaaggccatacctgtgcaacacctgcagcaaaacttttacttcattttcacatcttaaacgccacataaccacgcacacgagccagaagccctacatctgcaaaacatgtggaaaaagttacgcAGAACGTTCCGGCCtgctggttcactcgaggatccacactggcgaaaagccgtacctgtgcaacacctgcggcaaCGCCTTTACTCAATCATCActtcttaaacgccacataaccacgcacacgggcgagaagccctacatctgcaaaacatgtggaaaaagttacaggctacgttccaccctggtggttcactcgaggacccacactggcgaaaagccgtacctgtgcaacacctgcggaaaaacctttactgaatcatcaactcttaaacggcacataaccacgcacatgGGCGAGAAGctatatttgtgcaagacgtgcaacaaaggttttagccgcagaattcatttgctgagtcacatgaaaaatcacccggaggagaagtctggtgacttgTGACAAATGAAgttcatgttgtcgtcctccgggggcagctgtccactcctgtctgacccacagaagaagaacccgcagaagtccaaccaccacctcctgtggctgatgagcctaatcccctccccacaagggttgcaggttcaacccggatttatgcttctctgtgaacttgacgcagagggaacgatgtgtatactttttttttaaagttctgcattgagtttgtttgaatccctgttccttcttaaaatcgttagtattcaattcaattttatttatatagcgtctaatacaacaaaagttgtctctatacgctttccagagacccatacccagaacatgacccccgagcagttattacataaacaatggcaggtaaaaactcccctagtgggagaaaaaccttaagcctaacagtggcaagaaaaaactcccctttaggagggaagaaaccttgagcaggaccaggctcataaggggggactcctgccgagggccagactgggggtcagggacggcaacagcacagcaggcaggtggaagcagcaacgggatgacccggggtggggaccgcaggccagcatgcagctcccgaagctccggcccaatcatcaagtcccaggttggggtgcagggtcggggaaaggttgaaaaggggcagggccagggaaaggagtcttgagggacaaactttctcccccgcccaaaaggggccgttaccct
Coding sequences within it:
- the LOC133440359 gene encoding zinc finger protein 883-like — translated: MDHMKIHTGERPYLCNTCGKSFRKLSTIEKHKMIHMCEKLYVCKTCGKSYRQNSSLVIHSRTHTGERPYLCNTCSKTFTSFSHLKRHITTHTSQKPYICKTCGKSYAERSGLLVHSRIHTGEKPYLCNTCGNAFTQSSLLKRHITTHTGEKPYICKTCGKSYRLRSTLVVHSRTHTGEKPYLCNTCGKTFTESSTLKRHITTHMGEKLYLCKTCNKGFSRRIHLLSHMKNHPEEKSGDL